The nucleotide sequence TTCGGAGAAGATCTTCTTGTACCCGATCTGGCAGGATGGAAAAAAGAACGCTTTCCAGAAACCGAAGATCATAACTGGATTGAAATTGTTCCGGATTGGGTATGTGAAATAGTTTCTCCTGGAACCGCCCGGATAGACAGAGTAAAAAAAACGAATATCTACGGCCAACACAGAGTTCCATATTATTGGATCATTGACCCTATCATCAAAACGCTAGAAGTCTTAAAAAATGAAGCCGGACGGTGGCTCATCATTGGGACATACGCCGAAAATGACAAAATACACGATGAACCGTTCCAGGAGGTTGAAATTAATTTAAGTGACTTATGGTTGGAAAACACGTTGGCAGTAGCGAAATAATAAGATTTTTTCGGACTTTTTGATCGCCATTAATTCAGGTCGATGGC is from Desulfobulbaceae bacterium and encodes:
- a CDS encoding Uma2 family endonuclease; translation: MTEPARARAAYDDLYSIPENMIGEIIDGELIVSPRPSRRHSDATLSLGSAILPPYKLGKGGPGGWIILVEPEIAFGEDLLVPDLAGWKKERFPETEDHNWIEIVPDWVCEIVSPGTARIDRVKKTNIYGQHRVPYYWIIDPIIKTLEVLKNEAGRWLIIGTYAENDKIHDEPFQEVEINLSDLWLENTLAVAK